A single genomic interval of Lathyrus oleraceus cultivar Zhongwan6 chromosome 7, CAAS_Psat_ZW6_1.0, whole genome shotgun sequence harbors:
- the LOC127106065 gene encoding uncharacterized protein LOC127106065: MGGAHALKRIPRIKFPNRHLKSSASASEGQALSSTGDGGLSFFSSSNASTTLGGKASLQPKRTPVTNEEIEAVLLGGCF, from the exons ATGGGTGGTGCTCATGCTTTGAAGAGAATCCCTCGCATCAAGTTCCCCAACAGGCACCTAAAATCCTCTG CTTCTGCCTCTGAGGGTCAAGCTTTGTCTTCGACAGGCGATGGCGGTTTATCGTTCTTTTCAAGTTCAAATGCTTCGACAACATTAGGAGGAAAAGCCTCTCTTCAGCCCAAAAGAACTCCGGTCACCAATGAGGAGATTGAGGCAGTTTTG TTGGGCGGCTGCTTCTAA
- the LOC127107566 gene encoding uncharacterized protein LOC127107566 isoform X1 translates to MDDRPAKLKIIPDHFQIPTSSIESPESGKSSTTEESGTDQSVRPSLRLWTPRKFRTTFMLNLFTLRRLSWGSDTGGQEKVELTAAEVESLRSELADLEEREAHLKAQLQHIDEVLRSARLSGYLHIRTRWSALPGEPAPIDDTEVDDRLPRFVVLHGACLFLYLLCTDISPQDSTLLSDILEVGRLPSFKHDDDTQHAFYILTCHGYRYECSSNSMIQVDSWLTALESYCKLESDRSVHNG, encoded by the exons ATGGATGATAGACCTGCAAAATTAAAAATCATTCCAGATCACTTTCAAATTCCAACGTCAAGTATAGAATCTCCTGAGAGCGGAAAATCGTCTACTACCGAAGAATCTGGAACTGATCAATCTGTAAG GCCCTCTCTCCGACTGTGGACTCCAAGAAAATTTAggacaactttcatgttgaactTGTTTACTCTACGAAGACTGTCATGGGGGTCCGATACTGGAGGTCAGGAAAAG GTTGAGCTAACAGCTGCAGAAGTAGAATCACTTCGATCAGAGCTTGCTGATTTAGAGGAAAGGGAAGCTCACTTGAAAGCTCA GTTGCAACATATTGATGAAGTTCTGCGGTCTGCTCGTCTATCAGGCTATTTACACATTAGAACT AGATGGTCAGCACTTCCGGGAGAGCCCGCACCTATAGATGATACTGAAGTAGATGATCGGCTTCCACGCTTTGTCGTTCTCCATGGAGCATGTTTATTCTTATATTTGTTGTGTACAG ATATAAGTCCTCAGGACTCAACCCTTCTATCTGATATACTTGAAGTAGGGAGATTGCCAAGTTTTAAGCACGATGATGATACTCAACATGCCTTTTATATTTTAACCTGTCATGGATATCGCTACGAGTGCTCAAGCAATTCTATGATTCAG GTGGACTCTTGGTTAACAGCTTTAGAAAGTTACTGCAAATTAGAATCTGATAGATCAGTTCATAATGGTTAG
- the LOC127107566 gene encoding uncharacterized protein LOC127107566 isoform X2, with product MDDRPAKLKIIPDHFQIPTSSIESPESGKSSTTEESGTDQSVRPSLRLWTPRKFRTTFMLNLFTLRRLSWGSDTGGQEKVELTAAEVESLRSELADLEEREAHLKAQLQHIDEVLRSARLSGYLHIRTRWSALPGEPAPIDDTEVDDRLPRFVVLHGACLFLYLLCTDISPQDSTLLSDILEVGRLPSFKHDDDTQHAFYILTCHGYRYECSSNSMIQDTLFE from the exons ATGGATGATAGACCTGCAAAATTAAAAATCATTCCAGATCACTTTCAAATTCCAACGTCAAGTATAGAATCTCCTGAGAGCGGAAAATCGTCTACTACCGAAGAATCTGGAACTGATCAATCTGTAAG GCCCTCTCTCCGACTGTGGACTCCAAGAAAATTTAggacaactttcatgttgaactTGTTTACTCTACGAAGACTGTCATGGGGGTCCGATACTGGAGGTCAGGAAAAG GTTGAGCTAACAGCTGCAGAAGTAGAATCACTTCGATCAGAGCTTGCTGATTTAGAGGAAAGGGAAGCTCACTTGAAAGCTCA GTTGCAACATATTGATGAAGTTCTGCGGTCTGCTCGTCTATCAGGCTATTTACACATTAGAACT AGATGGTCAGCACTTCCGGGAGAGCCCGCACCTATAGATGATACTGAAGTAGATGATCGGCTTCCACGCTTTGTCGTTCTCCATGGAGCATGTTTATTCTTATATTTGTTGTGTACAG ATATAAGTCCTCAGGACTCAACCCTTCTATCTGATATACTTGAAGTAGGGAGATTGCCAAGTTTTAAGCACGATGATGATACTCAACATGCCTTTTATATTTTAACCTGTCATGGATATCGCTACGAGTGCTCAAGCAATTCTATGATTCAG GATACATTGTTTGAGTAA
- the LOC127107566 gene encoding uncharacterized protein LOC127107566 isoform X3, with protein MLNLFTLRRLSWGSDTGGQEKVELTAAEVESLRSELADLEEREAHLKAQLQHIDEVLRSARLSGYLHIRTRWSALPGEPAPIDDTEVDDRLPRFVVLHGACLFLYLLCTDISPQDSTLLSDILEVGRLPSFKHDDDTQHAFYILTCHGYRYECSSNSMIQVDSWLTALESYCKLESDRSVHNG; from the exons atgttgaactTGTTTACTCTACGAAGACTGTCATGGGGGTCCGATACTGGAGGTCAGGAAAAG GTTGAGCTAACAGCTGCAGAAGTAGAATCACTTCGATCAGAGCTTGCTGATTTAGAGGAAAGGGAAGCTCACTTGAAAGCTCA GTTGCAACATATTGATGAAGTTCTGCGGTCTGCTCGTCTATCAGGCTATTTACACATTAGAACT AGATGGTCAGCACTTCCGGGAGAGCCCGCACCTATAGATGATACTGAAGTAGATGATCGGCTTCCACGCTTTGTCGTTCTCCATGGAGCATGTTTATTCTTATATTTGTTGTGTACAG ATATAAGTCCTCAGGACTCAACCCTTCTATCTGATATACTTGAAGTAGGGAGATTGCCAAGTTTTAAGCACGATGATGATACTCAACATGCCTTTTATATTTTAACCTGTCATGGATATCGCTACGAGTGCTCAAGCAATTCTATGATTCAG GTGGACTCTTGGTTAACAGCTTTAGAAAGTTACTGCAAATTAGAATCTGATAGATCAGTTCATAATGGTTAG